A genomic region of Arachis hypogaea cultivar Tifrunner chromosome 5, arahy.Tifrunner.gnm2.J5K5, whole genome shotgun sequence contains the following coding sequences:
- the LOC112803540 gene encoding protein BONZAI 3-like, with the protein IRQFRYPAEETIASKIAIEMILRCSHLDNKDIFSKSGPFLRISRVVESEGSVPICKTEVINNNLNPKWKPVTLSSRQFGSKENPLLIECFDFNSSGDHVLIGKLRSSIADLERLNKERTGTNLFIPSTHHRKEEKMLKGQLFVDQYCEREQFSFIDYVSSGFELNFMVAVDFTASNGNPRYSDSLHYIDVSGQLNSYQRAIMEVGEVIQFYDSDRKFPAWGFGGSTAGAVSHCFNLNGSPRDSEDNNKD; encoded by the exons ATTCGTCAATTTCGTTATCCTGCTGAGGAGACTATTGCTTCAAAGATTGCTATTGAGATGATCTTAAGATGTTCACATTTGGATAACAAGGACATTTTCTCAAAATC AGGTCCCTTTTTAAGAATATCAAGAGTAGTTGAGAGTGAAGGTTCTGTTCCAATTTGCAAGACTGAAGTTATTAACAACAATTTGAATCCAAAATGGAAACCAGTCACCCTTAGTTCCCGTCAGTTTGGAAGTAAA GAAAATCCATTACTCATTGAGTGTTTTGATTTCAATAGCAGTGGTGACCATGTGCTTATTGG TAAACTGAGATCATCAATAGCAGACCTAGAAAGGCTTAACAAAGAGAGAACAGGCACAAATTTGTTCATACCATCCACACACcacagaaaagaagagaag ATGCTGAAGGGTCAACTTTTTGTGGATCAATATTGTGAAAGGGAGCAATTCAGCTTTATTGATTATGTATCCAGTGGATTTGAACTGAACTTCATGGTTGCTGTGGATTTCACTG CTTCAAATGGAAATCCTCGATATTCAGATTCTTTGCATTATATTGATGTCTCGGGTCAGTTAAATTCATATCAAAGG GCTATAATGGAGGTTGGGGAGGTTATTCAGTTCTATGACTCTGATAGGAAGTTTCCTGCTTGGGGATTTGGAGGAAGCACAGCTGGTGCCGTTTCCCACTGTTTTAATCTGAATGGTAGTCCGAGAGACTCCGAG gataaCAATAAAGATTAA